Sequence from the Zeugodacus cucurbitae isolate PBARC_wt_2022May chromosome 2, idZeuCucr1.2, whole genome shotgun sequence genome:
AACTctttcataaataaatcaattgggTTGAAGatattttatgtgtatgtatggcatagtttttgttgtagctgCAGAAAAAGTTCTACAGAGCCCGTTCAAATCCGATTGTCGACTGCTGCAGGAAGGAAATGGTATGCAAACTGGCTCTAAGCAATTCTGACCATAAAATAAGTAGcggtaaaatttgaaattgccgGTAATAGTTTAACAAACATTGgataataaaattatgattgcaacaacaaaactactTAATTATATAGAATATCACTAGACATCAAAGATTAACCAAGCTTATATTTTATAGACATGCATTTATGATGATTTAGAAacgtttatttaatatatattgaaatattaatatataaatggaATTATTATTCGTTAACACacgtttattgaaatttttttttatttatctggGACACATAGCATGTCTTCCGCCGTCGACTGGCATATTCATGCCTGTGGTAAATGTGGCCAAGTCACTGGCCAAAAAGCAAATAGCATTGGCCACTTCTTCCACATCCCCAGCTCGGCCAAGCGCATGAGTGCTTTTACAATGTTCCAAAAATTTCTCATAAGCTTCATCGTTCATGCCAGCACGTTTGTGTAAGTTGGTGACAATGACACCCGGATTGACCGAATTACAACGCACTCCTTTCGGTGCTAGTTCTAAAGCCACACAACGTGTAAATTGATCAATAGCCGATTTGGATATATTGTACGCCAATACATTGGGAAATGCACGTAAACCGCAAACGCTGGATAAATTTACGatatttccttttgttttgaTCAACTCGGGTACGGCGAGCATTGTCAGCTGATACACGGAGCGCACGTTCGTGTCCATAATTCTATCAAATTGATCGAGGCTTGTATTCTCAATTGTTCCATTCTCAATGATGCC
This genomic interval carries:
- the LOC105213105 gene encoding 3-oxoacyl-[acyl-carrier-protein] reductase FabG-like; the encoded protein is MDFKGKVVLITGASSGIGAAAALNFAKFGAKLALVGRNTENLKETAAKCEKIAEDSFAPLLIKVNLIDESAVPSIISEVLERYGQLDVLVNNAGIIENGTIENTSLDQFDRIMDTNVRSVYQLTMLAVPELIKTKGNIVNLSSVCGLRAFPNVLAYNISKSAIDQFTRCVALELAPKGVRCNSVNPGVIVTNLHKRAGMNDEAYEKFLEHCKSTHALGRAGDVEEVANAICFLASDLATFTTGMNMPVDGGRHAMCPR